In Deinococcus irradiatisoli, the genomic stretch CAAGCGCCCAGAAGCAGCGACGTACCGAGAAGAGACAGCGCCAGCGCGGGTCTTTGCAAATTGGTCATAGCGTCATCATGGACGCTGACACTTCTCATCTCCTAGACCCAAATCCATTTTCCTTTTCTCACTTCGCGTCATAAATGACCTGGAGGCGCTGTCAGCGATCTTCCAAAGATCGGCTCTCAGTCGGCGGCCGAGGCTTTTTCGCCGGAAACCGTGGCGGCGCTCTCCCCTGCCTGTAGACCCAGCATGGCCTGCACCGCCCGGGTAAAGCCCTCGTCGTCCAGCATGCGGTACAGGTGTGACCACTGAAAGCGGCGGTAAGTGTCGGCGGCCTGCTCACGCACCCCGGCCTGCGCGTAGTCCAGACCGCTCAGCACGCTGCGCCGGCCCAGACTGTGCCCTTCAAGTTCGCCGAGGGTCTTCGGTCCCCAGGCGAAGGCCACCCGTCCCTGCTTCAGCCAGCGCCGCAGGCTGTCTTCAGGCGGCAGGCCGTAGAGCACCACCTCGCCGCCGAGGTCGTCGCCGGGACCCAGCAGGCTCAGGCCGGGGATGTTGCCCTGCAGGTACTCGGCCACCTCGGCGGTGGCGTAGGCCGCCGCGCCGGTTCTGAGGTGGCCCATCGCCGTTTTCGGGTCGAGCCGTTCCAGTACCGGGCCGTTCCCGGCGTCGCCGGCCAGCGAGAGCGCCTGCGGCGGGCGCAGCGCCTCACCGAAGAACTCGGCCTTCTCGCGCCCGTTCCAGGCGTTGCGGCGCAGGTGCAGGGCGAAATCGTGCGCGCCGGAACGGGTGCGCGCCTCGCCGTACTTGATGCCGCGCACGCCCAGTGCCGTGAAACTCAGGGTGTCGCGGTTCTTGCCGATCAGCTTGGCCGCTTCCAGCGGGCCGCGCAGATGCCACAGCGGCGGGCGGTGGCCTTCGCCGAACGGCTCGAAGCGCTCAATCTCGGCGGTGAGATCAAGGTCGGCGCACTGGGCCGGCAGCGGCGCGTCGAGGTAGACCAGCGGCAGCGGGCGCGGAAACTGCCGGGCGTAGTCGTGGATGCGCCGGCGCAGCGCGGCGAAATTCTGCGTCGGCATGGCAAAGCCCGCCGCGCCGGGGTGGCCGCCGAAACGGTCGAGCAGATCGGCCGAGTAGCGCAGGCCCTCCACCGCCGAGATGCCCGGCGTGCTGCGCACCGAGCCCTTGCCCTGCGCCACGATGAACACCGGCTTGTGGTGCAGATCGAGCAGCTTGCTCGCCACGATGCCCATCACCCCGGGGTGCCAGTCGTCCTTGGTGATCACCAGGGCCGGGTCGTCGGGGTCGGTGAGGCTGAGCGCTTCCTTGAACATCTTGTCCTGCAGCACGCGGCGCTCGCCGTTCTTGATTTCCAGGTAGGTGGCGATCTTCTCGGCGTCGGGCTTGACGGTGGTGGTCAGCAGTTCGAGCGCCACGTCGGCCTCGCCCATGCGCCCGGCCGCGTTGATGCGCGGCGCCAGAATAAAGGCCACGTCGCGGGCGCTGACGCTCCTGGCGCCGTTCATCAGGGCGCGCACGCCCGGCAGCTCGGTGCGTTCAAACTGCGCCAGCCCCGCCATCACCAGCGCCCGGTTCTCGCCCACCAGCGGGGCCACGTCAGCCACCGTCCCGAGCGTCGCCAGCGGCGTCAGGTGGGTGGGCGCCGGCAAACCGAGTTCCTGGTGCACCGCCCACAGCAGGTGGTAGGCCACGCCCGCGCCGGTCAGGTTGTGCAGCGCCGGATCGTAATCCTGGGTGAGTTTGGGGTGCACCACCAGGCAGGCGGGAAAGTCCGGCCCCGGCGAGTGGTGGTCGGTGACGATGACTTCCACGCCCAGTTCGAGCAGCCGGCGCACCTCGGCCAGGTTGGTCACGCCGCAGTCCACCGTGATGAGCAGGTCGGCGGCCCCGGCGTGGTCCTCGACCCGGTCGGGGTGAATGCCGTAACCCTCGTTCAGCCGGTGCGGAATAAAGCCGTGGACGTTGGCGCCCAGATCGCGCAGGCCCCACACCAGCGTGGCGGTGGCGCTCACCCCGTCGGCGTCGTAATCGCCGTGAATGCGCAGGCGCTTGCCGGCTTTGATGGCTGCCGCCACACGCCGGGCCGCCTCCATCAAGCCGGAATTGGGGGTCAGCGCCAGCGCAGGCGTGAGGTGGGGGCGGTGCAGGCCGCGCGAGCCCAGCACCTGGGCCAGCATCGGCGAGACTTCGAATTCAGCCATCACCCGCAGCAGTTCCTGGCGGCTGACCGGCGGGCTCAGCAGCCAGCGGGCTTCGGGCAGGGCGCTCACGGCCGCGCCTCGGCAGGGCGGGCCAGGGGCGGCGCGGCGGGCGTGGCGCTGTGGCCCTGCTGCACCGTCAGCGGCGCGGCCTCGCCCAGGCGCGAGCGCAAGGTAAGTTGCAGGCGTTCCTCGGCCTCGCGGCGGCGGCGCAGGTCGCGCCCGCGCAGCACCCGCAGACGGGTCAGCGGTGGCAGCAGCAGCAGCGCGCAGTACAGCGCGCCGATCAAGAGCGCCAGCGCCAGCGCCAGCCCGGTGGGCAGCAACACCTCACCGTCGGCGAACGGCAAGGGCAGATGCACCCGTCCGGGATTTTCCAGCGACACCAGCACCAGGTAGCCGCCCAAGGTCAGCAGCAACAGCACCTGAAGAAACTGCACGAAACGCATAGGGGCAGTCTAGCGCCGGGCGCACCAAAAAAAGCCCCCGCCGGAGCGGGGAGCTTGAGCAGGGCAAGAGGGGCTTCAGGCCGAGGCTGGAGCGTCGCCGACGTTGCGCTTGCGGCGCGGCGCGCGCTTGACCGGGCCGCCTTCGCCGCCCTCGCCGCCGCTGGCCGGCGTACCGGCGCCACGTTCCAGCGCTGCCAGACCGCCCACGATCGAGACGTCGAGCACCTGATCGAGGTTCTCGGCCGGGTGGAAAGCCATCGAGGAGCGCAGGTGCAGCGGGATGTCACGCAGGTCCGGCTCATTGGACTTGGGCATGATGATGTGCTTGATTCCGGCCCGGCGGGCGCCCAGCACCTTCTCCTTGAGGCCGCCGATCGGCAAGTAACGCCCGGTGAGGGTGATCTCGCCAGTCATCGCCACGTCGTGGCGGGCCGGAATGCCCGATAGGGCGCTGATCAGGCTGGTGGCAATCGCGCCGCCCGCACTGGGACCTTCCTTGGGAATCGCGCCGGCCGGGAAGTGGACGTGGATTTCCGAGTTGTCAATCTTGTCCTTGTCGATATGAAACCGCTCGGCATTGGTCTTGATGTAGGTCAGGGCCGCGCGGGCCGATTCCTTCATCACGTCGCCGATCTGCCCAGTGAGCAGCAGGCCCTTGCCGGGGCTGACCGAGGTTTCGATGAATAGGATGTCGCCGCCCACCGGGGTGTAGAACATGCCGGTCGCCAATCCCACGGTGTCTTCACGCGCTTCGGTCTCGGGGGTGTAGCGGCTCTGGCCGAGGTAGCGGTCGAGTTCCTTGTCGGTGACCTTCACGCGCTTGGCGTCGCCGCCCGCGAGCCGGCGGGCCACCTTGCGGGCCACCGTGCCGATCTCGCGCTCCAGGTTGCGCACGCCCGCTTCACGGGTGTAGTTGGAGATCAACCTCTCCAGGGCCGCGTCGGTGATCTGGATCTGGTTGCCCTTGAGCCCGTTCTGGTTGAGCTGGCGCGGCAGCAGGTAACGCTTGGCGATTTCCAGCTTTTCCTGCTCGATGTAGCTGGAGAAGTCGATGACTTCCATGCGGTCCATCAACGCCGGCGGAATCTGCTCGGGGTAGTTGGCGGTGGCGATGAACATGACTTCACTGAGGTCGAACGGCACGCCCAGGTAGTGGTCGGTGAAGTTGAAGTTCTGGGCCGGGTCAAGCACTTCCAGCAGTGCACTGGACGGATCGCCCTGGTGGCTGCTGCCGAGCTTGTCGACCTCGTCGAGCAATACCACCGGGTTCTTGGTGCCGGCAGTGCGCAGGCCCTGGATCAGGCGGCCCGGCATGGCGCCGATGTAGGTGCGGCGGTGGCCGCGAATGTCGGACTCGTCACGGGCGCCGCCCAGGGCGATGCGCACGTACTTGCGTCCCAGCGCCTTGGCGATGCTCTGGGCGATGGAGGTCTTGCCCACGCCAGGAGGGCCGGTGAACACCAGGATCGGGCCTTTGTTCACGTCGGCGGCGTCGATCTCGCCGCGCTCGGCGCGGGCCTTACGCAGCTGGCGCACCGCCAGGTATTCCAGCACCCGGTCCTTGACCTTCTCAAGGCCGTAGTGGTCCTCGTCGAGAATGCGGGCGGCCTCGTTCACGTCGAGCTGGTCGTCGCTGCGGACGTTCCAGGGCAGTTCGGTGACCCAGGTCAGGTAGGTGCGGATCACGCTGGCCTCAGCCGAGTCCGGGTGCATCCGGGAGAGGCGGTTGAGTTCGCGGTCGATTTCCTTCTTGACGTCGCCGCTCAGGCCCAGCGCCTCGATCTTGGCGCGCAGTTCCTCGGTTTCGTCGGTCTCGCCGTCCTCGCCGCCGTGCAGTTCCTTCTGGATGACCTTCATCTGCTCGCGCAGGTAATACTCGCGCTGGTTGCGGTCGATTTCTTCCTTGACCTGGGCGCGGATCTTCTGCTGCACGGCCATGACTTCCTGCTCGGCGTCGAGCAGGGTCAGCACTTTCTTGAGGCGGCCGGTGAGGGTCGCTTCTTCCAGCACCGCCTGCTTGTCTTCCAGGCGGAAATCGAGGTGGAAGGCGATGAAGTCGGCGAGTTCGCCGGGGTCTTCCTTGGCCTGAATCGCCTGCACAGCGTCGGGGGTCAGGCCCTTGCCGCCCTGGATGACGCTCTCGAACTTCTCGCTGAGTTCGCGCGACAGGGCCTGCAACTCCACCGACTTGCCGGCCTTGACCGGCATCACCTGCACGTCGGCGCGCAGGTAGTCGGTCTGGGTGTAACGCGCCACCCGCACGCGGGCCAGGGCGGTGACCAGCATCTGCACGGTGCCGTCGGGGTTCTTGCGAACGCGCAGCACGCTGCAGGCGGTGCCCACATCGTAGAGGTCCTCACCGGTCGGCTCGTCGACGTCCTTGTCGCGCTGCGAGACGATCAGGATGACTTTGTCTTCGGCGGTGGCCGCGTCGATGGCGGCGATGCTGATGGCGCGGCTGGCATCGATATGCTGCACCATCGTCGGGTAGATCACGCTGCCGCGCACCGGGCAGACGGGGATGTTGAAAGGAATGTTCGGCACTTCGGGAGAGCTTTTGTCGATCGGCATGCAAGGCTCCTTTTCGTCCAGATGGAGAACGCTATCCTGGGCAGCACAATGTGCCGAAGTGGCACACGGCGAATGGACAACGCAGATAACCTGAGTCAGATACTATCAAGTAATCGTGGCGATTACAAGTGCTCTGCCCGGTGGGGAAAGGGGCGTTACAGCGCCGCAAAGACCGCGTGCCGGACGACGTTGAGCGCGACTGCGGCACAGCTTCACAGTAGCGCAGCGGACCTGACATAACCCTCACCTGAAGCTGACGTGGCGTTTAGGCTTGGCCGGTTTCGGCGCCCGGCCGCCCACCCCGGCCAGGCCCGCTACACTGACGCGCATGAGCCGTGACGACCTGCCCGCTTCCCTGCCCGGCCAGCCGCAAAGCGGCGCCCGCATGCTCGAACTGGTGTTTCCCAAAGACACCAACTACCACGGCACGGCCTTCGGCGGCTTCGTGCTCTCGCTGATGGACAAGGCCGCCTCGGTGGCGGCGGTGCGCCACTCCAAGCACCACGTGGTGACCGCCCGCATGGATGCGGTGGATTTTCACCTGCCGGTGCGGGTCGGCGACGCGCTGGCCCTGGAAGCGCGGGTGATCCGGGTGGGCCGCACCTCGATGACCGTCCGGGTGGACGTTTACCGCGAGAACCTCACCAGCGGCGAGCAGCAACTCGCCACCAACGGCACCTTCGTGTTCGTGGCGGTGGACCTCGACGGGCGCCCGGTGCCGGTGCCGCCGCTGGAGCGCGGCGAGACCCCGAACTGATCAGGCCCGGCCGGAAGGCCACCCGGCGCGGCGCGGCGCTCTGGGCCACGCCGGAAACGCCGGCAGCGCGCCGTACTCCTGCTCACAGCGCCGCAAGAACGCCGCCTGCACCGACTCGGCGCGCCGCCGCAGCCCAGCGCGGCTGAGCACCGAGGTCCACTGGCGGCAGGCGTCCTCGGACAGCGGATCGAGGTCGCAGCGTCGCCGGGCCAGGGCGCTCGCCAGATCGAAGTCGCCGGCCTGCAGCGCCGCCTCGGCCAGCTGGGACAGCCGCCGGTCGTGCTGGAAGCGCAGCGCTTCGCCGCGCATCAGCAGGTAATCGTCCCAGGCCGGGCTGCTCCTCAGGGCCAGGCCCGCCAGAAACGGCTGCTGGCCCCAGGCCAGGGCCTGTTCGGCGTCCAGCGTGTCCACGGTTAACGCGTCGAGTTGCACGCCCGCCATGTCCAGCGACAGGCCGCACCAGTGGGTGCTCAGCCGCCAGGCCTGCGCGCCCAGGGCGCCGCGCACATGCAGCGCCGCCGTGCGCAGCGAGCCCCGGCGCGGCGCCTCGGGCCAGAGCAGTTCGAGCAGGGCGTCGTGCGGCTGCGGCCCTTCCAGGGCCAGGTACAGCACCAGCGCCAGTGCCCGGCGGGTTCTGAACGGCGCTTCCCGGCCCTCCACACGCACCGAAGGCGTGCCCATCACCCTGAGCTGCATGTCATGCATATGTCCTCCCTTCCGGAATCCTGCTCCGGACCGCTTGGTGAGCTGTGAAGCCCAGTTTCGCCGGGCGGCGTAACCAAGCCGTGACGAGCGCGTGATTGACACCTTGAAGCCCGGCGAGACTTGTTAGGCTGCGGACATGACGCCGCCCCTGCCGCCGCACCTGTTCGATTCGCACCTGCATACGCCGCTGTGCAACCACGCGGCAGGGCACCCCCGCGAGTACGCCCAGGCAGCGCTGGACCTGGGCCTGGGCGGGGTGTGCTTCACCGACCACATTCCGATGCCCGAGTGGTTCGACGCGCCCTGGCGCATGAAACGTGGGCAGCTCGGCGAGTACGTGCAGATGGTGCAGGACACACGTAGGGAATTCGAAGGCCGCCTGAGCGTGCGCCTGGGCCTGGAAGCCGACTTTCACCCCGGCACCGAGGCGTACGTGCGCGAGGTGCTGGACGAGTACCCCTGGGACTACGTGATCGGCAGCGTGCATTACCTGGGCGCCTGGGGCTTCGACAACCCCGAGTTCAAGGACGAGTACCGGCGGCGCGACCTCGCCGCGCTTTACCGCGATTACTACGCCCTGGTGGAAGCGGCGGCCCGCAGCGAACTGTTCGACAGCATCGGCCACCTCGATCTGCCCAAGAAGTTCGGCGACCTCGACCCCGACGGCATGGCCGCCCTGCACGCCCTGGACGTGATCGCCCTGCACCACCTCAGCCTGGATTTCAACACTGCCGGCTGGCGCAAGCCGGTGGCCGAGGCGTATCCGGCCCCGGACCTGGTGCGGGCGGCGGCGGCGCGCGGCATCACCTTCGTGCTGGGCAGCGACGCCCACGCGCCGGGGGAAGTCGGCTGGCGCTTTGCCGAGGCCGTCAAGGGAATTCACGATGTGGGCGGCGCGGTGGTCACCTACGCCGGGCGAGAGCGCGTCAGCGCCAGCTGATACGGCGCGGCGGCGCACGGATGGCAGAACGTCGGGAATCGGCATGGGCTTCACCTGCCGGGCAGTCTGCGGCCCCGCCTGTCCCGGTGTCTTGAGGCGGCCACGTCCCAGAAACCGGGACAAGCCGCGCCGAAACAACCGCCACGCACCCTTCACCTTCAGCCCAAACCCGCTACCCTACTTGCATGTCTCCTTTCGACAAAAAGGCCGCCGCCAGCGCGCTGGAAACCACCGCCGACCTGCTGGACGTGCTGGGCGCCGAGGCGTTCCGGGCGCAGGCCTACCGCTCGGCCGCCCGCAGCATCGAAACGCTGGAGAACTGGACGCAGGCCGCCGAACAGCACTTCAAGAGCGTGCCCAAGGTCGGCGCGGCGCTGGCCGGAGCGCTCAGCGAGGCCATTGAA encodes the following:
- a CDS encoding single-stranded-DNA-specific exonuclease RecJ; this encodes MAEFEVSPMLAQVLGSRGLHRPHLTPALALTPNSGLMEAARRVAAAIKAGKRLRIHGDYDADGVSATATLVWGLRDLGANVHGFIPHRLNEGYGIHPDRVEDHAGAADLLITVDCGVTNLAEVRRLLELGVEVIVTDHHSPGPDFPACLVVHPKLTQDYDPALHNLTGAGVAYHLLWAVHQELGLPAPTHLTPLATLGTVADVAPLVGENRALVMAGLAQFERTELPGVRALMNGARSVSARDVAFILAPRINAAGRMGEADVALELLTTTVKPDAEKIATYLEIKNGERRVLQDKMFKEALSLTDPDDPALVITKDDWHPGVMGIVASKLLDLHHKPVFIVAQGKGSVRSTPGISAVEGLRYSADLLDRFGGHPGAAGFAMPTQNFAALRRRIHDYARQFPRPLPLVYLDAPLPAQCADLDLTAEIERFEPFGEGHRPPLWHLRGPLEAAKLIGKNRDTLSFTALGVRGIKYGEARTRSGAHDFALHLRRNAWNGREKAEFFGEALRPPQALSLAGDAGNGPVLERLDPKTAMGHLRTGAAAYATAEVAEYLQGNIPGLSLLGPGDDLGGEVVLYGLPPEDSLRRWLKQGRVAFAWGPKTLGELEGHSLGRRSVLSGLDYAQAGVREQAADTYRRFQWSHLYRMLDDEGFTRAVQAMLGLQAGESAATVSGEKASAAD
- a CDS encoding histidinol-phosphatase HisJ family protein, which encodes MTPPLPPHLFDSHLHTPLCNHAAGHPREYAQAALDLGLGGVCFTDHIPMPEWFDAPWRMKRGQLGEYVQMVQDTRREFEGRLSVRLGLEADFHPGTEAYVREVLDEYPWDYVIGSVHYLGAWGFDNPEFKDEYRRRDLAALYRDYYALVEAAARSELFDSIGHLDLPKKFGDLDPDGMAALHALDVIALHHLSLDFNTAGWRKPVAEAYPAPDLVRAAAARGITFVLGSDAHAPGEVGWRFAEAVKGIHDVGGAVVTYAGRERVSAS
- the lon gene encoding endopeptidase La, with the translated sequence MPIDKSSPEVPNIPFNIPVCPVRGSVIYPTMVQHIDASRAISIAAIDAATAEDKVILIVSQRDKDVDEPTGEDLYDVGTACSVLRVRKNPDGTVQMLVTALARVRVARYTQTDYLRADVQVMPVKAGKSVELQALSRELSEKFESVIQGGKGLTPDAVQAIQAKEDPGELADFIAFHLDFRLEDKQAVLEEATLTGRLKKVLTLLDAEQEVMAVQQKIRAQVKEEIDRNQREYYLREQMKVIQKELHGGEDGETDETEELRAKIEALGLSGDVKKEIDRELNRLSRMHPDSAEASVIRTYLTWVTELPWNVRSDDQLDVNEAARILDEDHYGLEKVKDRVLEYLAVRQLRKARAERGEIDAADVNKGPILVFTGPPGVGKTSIAQSIAKALGRKYVRIALGGARDESDIRGHRRTYIGAMPGRLIQGLRTAGTKNPVVLLDEVDKLGSSHQGDPSSALLEVLDPAQNFNFTDHYLGVPFDLSEVMFIATANYPEQIPPALMDRMEVIDFSSYIEQEKLEIAKRYLLPRQLNQNGLKGNQIQITDAALERLISNYTREAGVRNLEREIGTVARKVARRLAGGDAKRVKVTDKELDRYLGQSRYTPETEAREDTVGLATGMFYTPVGGDILFIETSVSPGKGLLLTGQIGDVMKESARAALTYIKTNAERFHIDKDKIDNSEIHVHFPAGAIPKEGPSAGGAIATSLISALSGIPARHDVAMTGEITLTGRYLPIGGLKEKVLGARRAGIKHIIMPKSNEPDLRDIPLHLRSSMAFHPAENLDQVLDVSIVGGLAALERGAGTPASGGEGGEGGPVKRAPRRKRNVGDAPASA
- a CDS encoding acyl-CoA thioesterase, which produces MSRDDLPASLPGQPQSGARMLELVFPKDTNYHGTAFGGFVLSLMDKAASVAAVRHSKHHVVTARMDAVDFHLPVRVGDALALEARVIRVGRTSMTVRVDVYRENLTSGEQQLATNGTFVFVAVDLDGRPVPVPPLERGETPN
- a CDS encoding AfsR/SARP family transcriptional regulator, which translates into the protein MHDMQLRVMGTPSVRVEGREAPFRTRRALALVLYLALEGPQPHDALLELLWPEAPRRGSLRTAALHVRGALGAQAWRLSTHWCGLSLDMAGVQLDALTVDTLDAEQALAWGQQPFLAGLALRSSPAWDDYLLMRGEALRFQHDRRLSQLAEAALQAGDFDLASALARRRCDLDPLSEDACRQWTSVLSRAGLRRRAESVQAAFLRRCEQEYGALPAFPAWPRAPRRAGWPSGRA